One genomic window of uncultured delta proteobacterium includes the following:
- a CDS encoding Radical SAM domain protein gives MRHLLPLLPKPSRYLGIEPGSVHKDSARVSLRVALAFPDKYEVGMSYLGQKILYGILNARENWQAERLFAPDLDAAAVLREHNTPLATMESDTPLADLAAIGFSITHELCYTNVLYMLDLGGIPLHAADRSREPGKWPLIMAGGGCALAAEPLTPFVDIMFLGEGEAMIVETLEILERYRGTVHTATDREAMLREMAKVPGVYVPEFFAPGPDGAMRPLFADIPKPGRRIVPDLDDGAYPVEQVIPFGAVHNRLALEIARGCTRGCRFCQAGMTYRPIRERSVASLNATLESCLSGTGYGEVSFLSLSTGDFSALKSLFTACAARCREEEISLSLPSLRVGSVDDDIMGQIAGIRRTGATLAPEAGSQRLRDVINKGVTENDLICHIQKLFEHGWQQIKLYFMIGLPTETDEDIFAIADLCRKARDAAGPGIKRLQITAGISPFVPKPHTPFQWEAQISREEIHRRVGLLLGELKKEKRIVMRWHDPATSFLEGIFSRGDRRLAPVVERAYAKGAVFASWMEHFSLDPWLEAMAEEGLSPEAYQAAIPPDAPLAWDHLENGVSREFLLRERANAMAGKTVNDCRYGACLACGACDTKTPSLLPKRDEGARYANALNFPQRDQNGHAPVLDAHGRVVPKDGWKKEEETPQGAKKRPPAISEHLAHKAMHLQLWYERKGLSAYLSQLELQSLFERALRRADIPLSFSQGFHPLPVLSFCRALPVGVSSEGEWLSIHLREYRDPAAVVAGLGTILQGLTVTDAEILMVNRRPAESEADIFRLEYTGDPARRESFMNAWRAIAGSAAIPWTRATKKGDKEGDVREALKKILFTDEDACILQMSWENGYVSPLALVRAALAHVTADFALSEFSLTKLRR, from the coding sequence ATGCGACACCTTCTGCCCCTTCTGCCCAAGCCGAGCCGGTACCTCGGCATAGAGCCGGGTTCCGTCCACAAGGACTCGGCCCGGGTCTCCCTGCGCGTGGCCCTTGCCTTTCCCGACAAATACGAAGTCGGCATGTCCTACCTGGGCCAGAAAATCCTGTACGGCATCCTGAACGCCAGAGAGAACTGGCAGGCCGAGCGTCTTTTCGCGCCGGATCTGGACGCGGCGGCGGTTCTGCGCGAGCATAATACGCCCCTTGCCACCATGGAGTCCGATACCCCCCTTGCCGATCTTGCGGCCATCGGGTTCAGCATTACCCACGAGCTTTGCTACACCAACGTCCTGTACATGCTGGATCTTGGCGGTATTCCCCTGCACGCGGCGGACCGGAGCCGTGAACCCGGGAAATGGCCCCTCATCATGGCCGGAGGCGGCTGCGCGCTCGCGGCGGAACCGTTGACGCCCTTCGTGGACATTATGTTCCTGGGCGAAGGCGAGGCCATGATCGTGGAAACCCTGGAAATTCTTGAACGGTACCGGGGAACGGTGCATACGGCCACGGACAGGGAAGCCATGCTCCGGGAAATGGCGAAGGTTCCCGGCGTCTACGTGCCGGAATTTTTCGCACCCGGACCGGACGGCGCCATGCGCCCGCTGTTCGCGGATATCCCGAAGCCGGGCCGCCGCATTGTGCCCGACCTGGATGACGGCGCCTACCCCGTGGAGCAGGTTATCCCCTTTGGCGCGGTGCACAACCGCCTGGCCCTTGAAATCGCGCGCGGCTGCACGCGCGGCTGCCGCTTCTGCCAGGCGGGCATGACCTACCGCCCCATCCGGGAGCGCAGCGTCGCGTCGCTTAACGCCACCCTGGAATCCTGCCTTTCCGGCACCGGGTACGGGGAGGTATCCTTCCTTTCCTTAAGCACCGGCGATTTTTCCGCGCTCAAATCACTGTTCACGGCCTGCGCCGCCCGCTGCCGCGAGGAAGAAATTTCCCTGTCCCTGCCGTCCTTGCGCGTGGGGTCGGTTGACGACGACATCATGGGGCAGATCGCGGGCATCCGCCGCACGGGCGCGACCCTCGCCCCGGAAGCGGGCAGCCAGCGGCTGCGCGACGTCATCAACAAGGGCGTGACGGAAAACGACCTGATCTGCCATATCCAGAAGCTGTTCGAGCATGGCTGGCAGCAGATAAAGCTCTATTTCATGATCGGCCTGCCCACGGAGACGGACGAGGACATTTTCGCCATCGCGGACCTCTGCCGCAAAGCGCGCGACGCCGCTGGGCCGGGCATCAAGCGGCTGCAGATAACCGCCGGGATTTCCCCCTTCGTGCCCAAGCCGCACACGCCCTTTCAATGGGAGGCGCAGATATCCCGCGAGGAAATCCACCGCCGCGTCGGGCTCCTGCTCGGCGAGCTGAAAAAGGAAAAACGGATCGTCATGCGCTGGCACGACCCGGCGACAAGCTTCCTGGAAGGCATTTTCTCCCGTGGAGACAGGCGTCTCGCCCCGGTGGTGGAGCGCGCGTACGCGAAAGGCGCGGTCTTTGCCAGTTGGATGGAACATTTTTCCCTGGATCCCTGGCTTGAAGCCATGGCGGAAGAAGGCCTTTCCCCGGAAGCGTACCAGGCCGCCATCCCGCCGGACGCGCCGCTCGCCTGGGACCACCTGGAAAACGGCGTCTCCCGCGAATTCCTCCTGCGCGAGCGCGCCAACGCCATGGCCGGAAAAACCGTCAACGACTGCCGGTACGGCGCCTGCCTCGCCTGCGGCGCGTGCGACACCAAAACGCCCTCCCTGCTGCCCAAACGCGACGAAGGGGCGCGCTATGCGAACGCGCTCAACTTTCCCCAGCGGGATCAGAACGGCCATGCGCCGGTCCTGGACGCGCACGGCCGCGTGGTGCCCAAAGACGGCTGGAAAAAAGAGGAAGAAACGCCGCAGGGCGCCAAAAAACGCCCCCCGGCCATCAGCGAGCACCTGGCGCACAAGGCCATGCACCTGCAGTTGTGGTACGAACGCAAGGGGCTGTCGGCATACTTGAGCCAGCTTGAGTTGCAGAGCCTCTTCGAGCGGGCTTTGCGGCGGGCGGACATTCCCCTTTCCTTTTCCCAGGGGTTCCATCCCCTGCCCGTGCTTTCCTTCTGCCGCGCCCTGCCCGTCGGCGTTTCCAGCGAAGGGGAATGGCTGAGCATCCACCTGCGCGAGTACCGCGACCCCGCGGCCGTGGTGGCGGGGCTCGGTACCATATTGCAGGGCCTCACCGTTACCGACGCGGAAATTCTCATGGTCAACCGCCGCCCGGCGGAAAGCGAAGCGGACATCTTCCGCCTGGAGTATACCGGCGACCCCGCCCGGCGCGAATCGTTCATGAACGCATGGCGCGCGATTGCCGGGAGTGCTGCCATCCCTTGGACGCGGGCCACCAAAAAAGGGGATAAGGAAGGCGACGTCCGTGAGGCCCTGAAAAAAATACTGTTCACGGACGAAGACGCCTGTATTCTTCAGATGTCATGGGAAAACGGCTACGTTTCCCCCCTGGCTCTGGTACGCGCCGCACTGGCGCATGTAACCGCCGATTTCGCCCTGTCCGAGTTCAGCCTGACGAAATTGCGCCGGTAG
- a CDS encoding conserved hypothetical protein (Evidence 4 : Homologs of previously reported genes of unknown function), with protein MAYDICMVKLITGEMVIGKRDAEKKTINDPAVLQTVPTQQGVQMLLMPYGYPFEQDFTGALSLDHVIYAYKSCPEELKDKYLEATSNLTLSSGGLGGLNLKNPGPGAGGDIASLLRAK; from the coding sequence ATGGCATACGATATCTGCATGGTGAAGCTTATTACCGGTGAGATGGTCATCGGCAAACGCGACGCTGAAAAAAAGACGATCAACGACCCTGCCGTGCTGCAGACCGTTCCCACCCAGCAGGGCGTGCAAATGCTGCTCATGCCCTACGGCTACCCTTTTGAGCAGGATTTCACGGGGGCCCTTTCCCTCGACCACGTCATCTACGCCTATAAAAGCTGCCCGGAAGAGTTGAAGGACAAATACCTGGAAGCCACGTCCAACCTGACCCTTTCCTCCGGCGGCCTTGGCGGCCTTAACCTGAAAAATCCCGGCCCCGGCGCGGGCGGCGATATCGCCAGCCTTCTGCGCGCGAAGTAA
- the rnc gene encoding Ribonuclease 3, whose amino-acid sequence MLQHIEDALGYSFVDKDLLAVALTHSSYANEHGGGAEHNERLEFLGDAVLELCVSSELFNRFSDVREGDLTRMRAKIVSQPFLSGLAQECGLDTALLLGKGEESQGGRERPSLLSDAFEALLGAVYLDGGFDAVTTVVRTVFDGKWPVQKQGGPSKDCKSLLQEVTQRRFKERPVYALVGSSGPEHAKVFTVRVTLPDNREFISDGPSLKRAEQIVACLALEHILPEEELPFPDDVTEDA is encoded by the coding sequence ATGCTGCAACACATTGAGGACGCGCTTGGCTATTCGTTCGTGGACAAGGATCTGCTGGCCGTGGCGTTAACCCACAGCTCCTATGCCAACGAGCACGGAGGCGGCGCGGAACATAACGAACGGCTGGAATTTTTGGGGGATGCGGTTTTGGAGTTGTGTGTCTCTTCAGAGCTTTTCAACCGGTTTTCCGATGTGCGGGAAGGCGATCTCACCCGGATGCGGGCGAAGATAGTGAGTCAGCCTTTTTTGTCGGGGCTTGCGCAGGAATGCGGCCTTGATACGGCGCTTCTTCTCGGAAAAGGGGAAGAGAGCCAGGGGGGGCGGGAGCGTCCTTCGCTCCTCAGCGACGCCTTTGAGGCGCTTTTGGGCGCTGTGTACCTTGACGGCGGGTTTGATGCTGTCACCACCGTTGTGCGGACGGTGTTTGACGGCAAATGGCCCGTTCAGAAGCAGGGCGGTCCCAGCAAGGACTGCAAAAGCCTGCTGCAGGAAGTGACGCAACGGCGCTTTAAGGAACGGCCCGTGTATGCCCTGGTCGGCAGCTCCGGCCCGGAACACGCCAAGGTGTTTACCGTGCGGGTCACTCTGCCGGACAACCGCGAATTTATTAGTGACGGCCCAAGCCTCAAGCGGGCGGAGCAAATCGTTGCCTGCCTTGCCCTGGAACACATCCTGCCGGAAGAAGAACTGCCTTTCCCGGACGATGTGACGGAGGACGCGTAA
- a CDS encoding Flagellar filament 33 kDa core protein, translating to MSLVINHNMMAMNAARNLSNSYSSLSTSVRRLSSGLRVGQASDDAAGLAIRELMRADIASLNQGVRNANDAISMIQTADGALGVIDEKLIRMKELAEQAATGTYNSDQRLMIESEYQAMASEITRIANATDFNGVHLLNGNLSSNEHDGSGLVSKGKMKIHFGTGNDSAEDYYYIRIGNATASALGVGNEADSSMGGYTVSTQARAQLAVATINQAIISKDKIRAHLGAMQNRLENTISNLQIQAENMQAAESRISDVDVATEMTEFVRNQVLTQAAVAMLSQANSLPQMALQLIGG from the coding sequence ATGTCTTTGGTCATAAACCACAACATGATGGCGATGAACGCCGCTCGAAATTTGAGTAACAGTTACAGCAGTCTTTCAACCTCGGTGCGCAGGCTTTCTTCGGGCCTCCGCGTCGGGCAGGCGTCGGACGACGCGGCGGGCCTCGCCATCCGCGAACTGATGCGGGCCGACATCGCATCCCTGAACCAGGGCGTGCGTAACGCGAACGACGCCATCTCGATGATCCAGACCGCCGACGGCGCTCTCGGCGTCATCGACGAAAAGCTGATCCGCATGAAAGAACTGGCCGAACAGGCCGCCACGGGTACCTATAACTCCGACCAGCGTCTGATGATCGAATCCGAATATCAGGCCATGGCCTCGGAAATCACCCGTATCGCCAACGCCACGGACTTCAACGGCGTGCACCTGCTCAACGGCAACCTGTCGAGCAACGAACACGACGGCAGCGGCCTCGTTTCCAAGGGCAAGATGAAGATCCACTTCGGCACCGGCAACGACTCGGCGGAAGACTATTACTACATCCGTATCGGCAACGCCACGGCCTCGGCTCTCGGCGTCGGCAACGAAGCGGACAGCTCCATGGGCGGCTACACCGTATCCACCCAGGCCCGGGCTCAGCTCGCGGTCGCCACGATCAACCAGGCGATCATCTCCAAGGACAAGATCCGCGCCCACCTCGGCGCCATGCAGAACCGCCTGGAAAACACGATCAGCAACCTGCAGATCCAGGCTGAAAACATGCAGGCCGCGGAATCGCGTATCTCCGACGTGGACGTCGCGACGGAAATGACGGAATTTGTACGGAACCAGGTCCTGACGCAGGCCGCCGTCGCCATGCTCTCACAGGCCAACTCGCTCCCGCAGATGGCCCTGCAGCTCATCGGCGGTTGA
- a CDS encoding conserved exported hypothetical protein (Evidence 4 : Homologs of previously reported genes of unknown function), with the protein MAAENAASLRHMAFFVLCALATAWLWQASPALAAKAATPSSSAPPVPAATAAAHVSTQARRDFAKILIAGAREEVARRPWYRSAYYSGGFPPENEGVCTDLIWRAFTFAGYDLKRALDADIKKNKPAYPRAARPDPNIDFRRVPNQTVFFRRHAAALTTRIDTANLNAWQPGDIVVFANPDHIAIVSDKRNQDGIPLLLHNQGPFATEGDDFMAWYARGIVAHFRFTP; encoded by the coding sequence ATGGCGGCAGAAAATGCCGCATCCTTGCGGCACATGGCTTTTTTTGTTCTCTGCGCCCTCGCCACGGCCTGGTTGTGGCAGGCATCGCCCGCCCTGGCGGCAAAAGCCGCTACGCCCTCTTCCTCCGCCCCGCCGGTTCCGGCAGCGACAGCCGCCGCCCACGTCTCCACACAGGCGCGGCGGGATTTCGCAAAAATCCTTATTGCGGGCGCGCGCGAGGAAGTCGCCCGCAGGCCGTGGTATCGCAGCGCTTACTATTCCGGCGGCTTCCCCCCGGAAAACGAGGGCGTCTGCACGGACCTGATCTGGCGCGCGTTCACGTTCGCCGGGTATGACCTTAAACGGGCTCTGGACGCGGACATCAAAAAGAACAAACCGGCCTACCCGCGCGCGGCGAGGCCCGATCCGAACATCGACTTTCGCCGCGTTCCCAACCAGACGGTTTTTTTCCGCCGCCACGCCGCAGCGCTTACCACCCGCATCGACACCGCGAACCTGAACGCCTGGCAACCGGGGGACATCGTGGTCTTTGCCAACCCGGACCACATTGCCATTGTGTCGGACAAGCGCAACCAGGACGGCATCCCCCTCCTCCTGCACAACCAGGGTCCCTTCGCGACGGAGGGCGATGACTTCATGGCCTGGTACGCGAGGGGAATCGTCGCGCATTTCCGCTTCACGCCGTGA
- a CDS encoding CgeB family protein has protein sequence MTADTLTASPVHDGSSLTDILVTRGGRTSPMLGSGGKARELAVLDAAADAKNPFAPERHLPLLVGGGVGFAALALAERLEAACGSDFALAVVDKETPIVAASGLQGRLARYPGVRWISAPTPEEALRELTRWQAEHGNRPLFHFSHPFYLRLDRAYYNAVREAANASARYNLWEKAAYPKFASGEPRLLLLMSKYFLTGEIVSACERLGIAHRLLQVPDGEMGHAEFVERLLGAVLEFKPDCIVTINHLGVDREGILMNLLERLRLPLASWFVDNPHLVLAHYTDLVNPWAAIFTWDSDNIPSLKALGFEHVFYMPLGTDATRFHPPKKEEELPPGHPWRADVSFVGNSMVHKVTARLDKLNLPEELASTYKQVAAEFAESEIRSVEDFLHTARPELVPFYRGLGDAVSQLDYEVLLTWESTLQYRLSCVMAMFPFAPLIVGDDGWLELLAREKRPWRRHPEVTYYTDLPAFYPGSAINFNCTSKQMKGAVNQRIFDVPATGSFCLTDWREQIENLFEPGKEVICYHSPEEAEELIRRYLAAPEERETVIRAARRRVLADHTYEKRLTDLVATMRRTFG, from the coding sequence ATGACCGCAGACACCCTCACCGCTTCGCCCGTTCATGACGGCTCTTCCCTCACGGATATCCTCGTAACTCGTGGCGGAAGAACCTCGCCTATGCTGGGCAGCGGCGGCAAAGCGCGCGAACTGGCCGTGCTCGACGCCGCGGCCGACGCAAAAAATCCTTTCGCGCCGGAACGGCATTTGCCCCTCCTGGTCGGCGGCGGGGTCGGTTTTGCCGCGCTCGCCCTTGCGGAACGGCTTGAGGCCGCCTGCGGCAGCGATTTCGCCCTTGCCGTCGTGGACAAGGAAACCCCTATTGTTGCAGCCAGCGGCCTGCAGGGCCGCCTCGCCCGGTACCCCGGCGTGCGCTGGATCAGCGCGCCGACGCCCGAGGAAGCCTTGCGCGAACTGACCCGCTGGCAGGCCGAGCACGGCAACCGGCCCCTCTTCCACTTCAGCCACCCCTTTTACCTGCGGCTGGACAGGGCGTATTACAACGCCGTGCGCGAGGCGGCAAACGCGAGCGCCCGGTACAATCTGTGGGAAAAGGCCGCGTACCCCAAGTTCGCCTCCGGAGAACCCCGGCTTCTGCTCCTGATGAGCAAATATTTCCTGACCGGGGAGATCGTCTCGGCCTGCGAGCGCCTCGGCATCGCGCACCGGCTGTTGCAGGTGCCGGACGGGGAGATGGGCCACGCGGAGTTCGTGGAGCGGCTGCTCGGCGCCGTGCTGGAGTTCAAACCCGACTGCATCGTGACCATCAACCACCTCGGGGTCGACCGCGAAGGCATCCTGATGAACCTGCTCGAGCGGTTGCGGCTCCCGCTGGCTTCCTGGTTCGTGGACAACCCCCACCTGGTGCTGGCCCACTATACGGATCTGGTCAACCCCTGGGCCGCCATATTTACCTGGGATTCGGACAATATCCCCTCGCTCAAGGCTCTCGGCTTCGAGCACGTCTTTTATATGCCGTTGGGAACGGACGCCACGCGGTTCCACCCCCCCAAGAAAGAGGAAGAACTGCCGCCGGGCCACCCCTGGCGCGCGGACGTTTCCTTTGTCGGCAACTCCATGGTGCACAAGGTCACCGCGCGGCTGGACAAGCTGAACCTGCCCGAGGAACTGGCCTCCACCTACAAGCAGGTCGCGGCGGAATTCGCCGAGAGCGAGATCCGGTCCGTGGAGGATTTCCTGCATACGGCCCGTCCGGAACTGGTGCCGTTTTACCGGGGGCTTGGGGATGCGGTCTCCCAACTCGATTACGAAGTTTTGCTGACCTGGGAATCGACCCTGCAATACCGGTTGTCCTGCGTCATGGCGATGTTCCCGTTCGCGCCCCTGATCGTCGGCGACGACGGCTGGCTGGAACTTCTGGCCCGGGAAAAGCGGCCCTGGCGGCGGCACCCGGAAGTGACCTATTATACGGACCTGCCCGCCTTTTACCCCGGCTCTGCCATCAACTTCAACTGCACCAGCAAGCAGATGAAAGGCGCCGTGAACCAGCGGATTTTCGACGTGCCCGCGACCGGCTCCTTCTGCCTGACGGACTGGCGCGAACAGATCGAAAACCTGTTCGAACCGGGGAAAGAGGTCATCTGCTACCACTCCCCGGAAGAGGCGGAAGAGTTGATCCGCCGGTACCTCGCCGCCCCCGAAGAGCGCGAAACCGTCATCCGTGCCGCGCGGCGCCGCGTGCTTGCCGACCATACCTATGAAAAAAGACTCACCGACCTTGTCGCGACGATGCGCCGCACCTTCGGCTGA
- a CDS encoding conserved hypothetical protein (Evidence 4 : Homologs of previously reported genes of unknown function), which yields MPYYLKHYFMPDFNHKRIRPVPMADGSTVAHYLGYVQNVVAGQVLAELIHIDAIPEGYHAQDQPGGAMGRGDDAPIPLEHDFPQQEELAETFEEEEQGYWNFLQNLRKMDHRFIYNNPVFPLGPNCARDPQYPNRIIALANGYGFYHQGLITVKKLLNVRQDVNFHTGNITFVGDIVVHGDVCPGFSLTGSSILVKGRMDGGKIKARGNVVAESGIKGSPDARIRAGLTVRVASCERSTIVTPGNLIVDGTVLHSELFVGGSLVINGRLQGGSAHVGGLVFVKEQLGNIQGAPTQISLGYNPLDFLRLQEIKAMEQEQEQKLAMLAKLARKGPQFAEDVAPAQELATRKCELIGKMHRDGWRKFTADTSRTDRARVIVPGIVYPGAEITIGRAYHKVIDEQRDVFYALHEEEIVHGFPAISKDKMHRIAGLEEDD from the coding sequence ATGCCATATTATCTGAAACACTACTTCATGCCGGATTTCAACCACAAGCGCATCCGGCCCGTGCCCATGGCGGACGGCAGCACCGTGGCCCACTACCTCGGCTACGTGCAGAACGTGGTCGCGGGGCAGGTCCTTGCGGAACTGATCCATATTGACGCCATACCCGAAGGCTACCACGCGCAGGACCAGCCCGGCGGGGCCATGGGGCGCGGGGACGACGCGCCCATTCCCCTGGAACACGATTTTCCCCAGCAGGAAGAACTTGCCGAAACGTTTGAGGAAGAAGAACAGGGGTACTGGAATTTCCTGCAAAATCTCCGGAAAATGGACCACCGGTTTATCTACAACAACCCTGTTTTCCCCCTGGGCCCCAACTGCGCCCGCGACCCCCAATACCCCAACCGCATCATCGCGCTCGCCAACGGATACGGGTTCTACCACCAGGGCCTGATTACCGTGAAAAAACTGCTGAACGTCCGCCAGGATGTGAATTTCCACACGGGCAACATTACCTTTGTCGGCGATATCGTGGTGCACGGCGACGTATGCCCCGGCTTTTCCCTCACCGGGAGCAGCATCCTGGTCAAGGGCAGGATGGATGGCGGCAAAATCAAGGCCAGGGGCAACGTCGTCGCCGAGTCGGGCATCAAGGGCTCCCCGGATGCCCGCATCCGGGCCGGGCTGACGGTCCGGGTGGCCAGTTGCGAACGCTCGACCATCGTGACGCCGGGCAACCTTATCGTTGACGGCACCGTCCTGCACAGCGAGCTTTTCGTCGGCGGTTCCCTGGTCATCAACGGCAGGCTCCAGGGCGGCAGCGCGCATGTGGGGGGCCTCGTGTTCGTCAAGGAACAGCTCGGCAACATCCAGGGCGCGCCGACCCAGATATCGCTCGGGTACAACCCCCTTGATTTCCTGCGGTTACAAGAAATCAAAGCCATGGAGCAGGAACAGGAACAAAAGCTGGCCATGCTCGCCAAACTGGCGCGCAAGGGTCCGCAGTTCGCGGAAGACGTCGCTCCCGCGCAGGAACTCGCCACCCGGAAATGCGAACTCATCGGAAAAATGCACCGGGACGGCTGGCGTAAATTTACCGCCGACACGAGCAGAACGGACCGCGCGCGGGTCATCGTGCCGGGAATTGTTTATCCGGGCGCGGAAATAACGATCGGCCGCGCCTACCACAAGGTCATTGACGAACAACGCGACGTGTTCTATGCCCTGCACGAGGAAGAAATCGTGCACGGCTTTCCGGCCATCTCAAAGGACAAAATGCACCGCATCGCCGGCCTGGAAGAAGACGACTGA
- a CDS encoding hypothetical protein (Evidence 5 : No homology to any previously reported sequences) — protein sequence MRPFTHKNSIGTFFDVLTDPSGSGTPDIAARRGATARQDAIISVLSGDVNLDQLPEFAASLRELLTSSVQLIVLDLSRVTVFSPNAASVLVNFVSFVEGGGKRLVLFRPSRTVRTVLDTLHLTHLFEIQQTEDELLLDLPD from the coding sequence ATGCGCCCCTTTACCCACAAAAATTCCATCGGCACGTTCTTTGACGTGCTTACGGACCCCAGCGGGAGCGGCACGCCGGATATCGCCGCCCGGAGAGGCGCCACCGCGCGGCAGGACGCCATTATTTCCGTTCTCTCCGGTGATGTGAACCTGGACCAGTTGCCGGAATTCGCGGCAAGCCTGCGGGAACTGCTCACCAGTTCCGTGCAGCTGATCGTGCTGGACCTTTCCCGTGTTACCGTCTTCAGCCCCAACGCGGCCAGCGTGCTTGTCAACTTCGTGAGCTTCGTCGAAGGCGGCGGCAAACGGCTGGTGCTGTTCCGCCCCAGCCGGACCGTGCGGACCGTGCTCGATACCCTGCACCTGACGCACCTTTTTGAAATCCAGCAAACCGAGGATGAACTGCTTCTGGACCTTCCGGACTGA
- a CDS encoding putative Diguanylate cyclase domain protein (Evidence 3 : Function proposed based on presence of conserved amino acid motif, structural feature or limited homology) has product MREFTRTQTIWGLGLSDAQAENIRSMAGRLYSLELWPAGAMPDFANAGNMAAPCMVCFTMDSCRRFMSLPARQTGFLELTPKVLLLDPDADMATIDEALTFGVSDIIRPPLAKKRFSACLRKAAEAAALQRDIQNMAHEVFIEREMLERKNEALSFLVNFLSRISEALDETELLGKAFTCLKQLFPVMTMHAAIFSKDDNNALSADLFIAAPADTPAYNAWRNSLLEIGNGMEHSGAVNPTTIHLPLSGEAASSARPGDGHILTLPVHIGDSSQLYLMLLTSMERNLSRDQALALDSALRHMASTIKNVRRYQEVCNFADRDSLTGAFNRRHFEQTLQAEIARHERYGDEISLLILDIDHFKNINDSFGHLKGDEVLRAVVGIITATVRQTDYCVRYGGEEFVVLLPHTSSSNAAWLAERLRKKIQKLSFRAGKNSFGVTASIGVATIPTGESKDGAALTSEADQALYLAKNGGRNKVMVFTTEGSMAASL; this is encoded by the coding sequence GTGAGAGAATTTACGAGAACACAAACCATTTGGGGATTGGGGCTTAGCGACGCGCAGGCGGAGAATATCCGCTCCATGGCGGGCCGCCTGTATTCGCTGGAGCTTTGGCCCGCCGGCGCGATGCCGGATTTCGCCAATGCCGGCAATATGGCCGCGCCCTGCATGGTGTGTTTCACCATGGACTCGTGCAGGCGGTTCATGAGCCTGCCGGCCAGGCAAACCGGCTTCCTTGAACTTACGCCCAAGGTGCTGCTGCTTGATCCCGACGCGGACATGGCGACCATTGACGAAGCGCTGACGTTCGGCGTTTCCGACATCATCCGCCCGCCTCTTGCCAAAAAACGGTTTTCCGCCTGCCTGCGTAAAGCGGCGGAAGCCGCTGCCCTGCAGCGCGACATCCAGAATATGGCCCACGAAGTCTTCATTGAACGCGAAATGCTTGAGCGGAAAAATGAGGCGCTCTCCTTCCTCGTCAATTTTTTGAGCCGTATCTCCGAAGCCCTGGATGAAACGGAACTGCTCGGCAAGGCATTCACATGCCTGAAGCAGCTTTTCCCGGTCATGACGATGCATGCCGCCATTTTTTCCAAGGATGACAACAACGCTCTTTCCGCCGACCTTTTCATCGCCGCTCCCGCCGACACCCCCGCGTACAACGCCTGGAGGAACAGCCTGCTGGAAATCGGCAACGGCATGGAGCACAGCGGCGCGGTAAACCCGACCACCATCCATCTTCCGCTTTCCGGCGAGGCCGCGTCCAGCGCCCGTCCGGGAGACGGCCACATACTGACGCTGCCCGTCCATATCGGCGACAGCTCGCAACTGTACCTGATGCTGCTCACGTCCATGGAGCGCAACCTTAGCCGGGATCAGGCCCTCGCACTTGATTCCGCCTTGCGCCACATGGCCAGCACCATAAAAAACGTCCGCCGCTACCAGGAAGTCTGCAATTTCGCGGACCGCGACAGCTTGACCGGCGCCTTCAACCGCAGGCACTTCGAGCAGACCCTGCAGGCGGAAATCGCCCGCCACGAGCGGTATGGCGACGAGATTTCCCTGTTGATCCTCGACATCGACCACTTCAAAAACATCAACGACTCCTTCGGCCACCTCAAGGGTGACGAAGTGCTGCGCGCCGTTGTCGGCATCATCACCGCGACCGTCCGGCAAACGGATTACTGCGTCCGGTACGGCGGCGAGGAATTTGTGGTCCTTCTGCCCCATACCTCAAGCAGCAACGCGGCGTGGCTCGCCGAACGGCTGCGTAAAAAAATCCAAAAACTCTCTTTCCGGGCGGGCAAAAACAGCTTCGGGGTTACCGCCAGCATCGGCGTGGCCACTATCCCCACGGGAGAAAGCAAGGATGGCGCCGCCCTGACGAGCGAAGCGGACCAGGCGCTCTACCTGGCCAAGAACGGCGGCCGGAACAAGGTTATGGTTTTCACGACGGAGGGCAGCATGGCCGCCTCCCTCTAG